The following is a genomic window from Polaribacter atrinae.
GAACTTTCTTGATCAGAAATATTACGAACATCAATTAGAAGAAAATGAAATACTTGGCACTAAAAAGTATTATGTAGTTTCCTTTACTCCAAACAAATCAAAATCTAAATATTCGGGTACAATGTATATTGATCCAACCGATTTTTATATCAAAAAAATAAAATACAAGTATGCAGAAGGTAAACGCGGACAACACCTTAATTTAAAATTTTTATTAGGTATTAAGTTTTCCGAAAACCAGCATAACGCTACTATTTACTATGAAAAAAATGAAAACAATAACATCTATACTGCTTATATAAAAGAAACTAAAACAAATTATGCATACATAGATAGGCCTATAAAATTTATAGAAAATGCGAAAGACAGAAACAAAGTAAAATTTAATATTAAGATAGAAATAAATATCAGTGAAGACAGAGAAACCTTTGTAAATAATATAACCGATTTTGATTCGGATAGCTTTAAAAAGAAAAGCAAAGAAGAAATTAAAGAGGCTTATAAAAAAAGAACTTCTTACCTGACCAAAGAAGCCTATGAAGCTTCTAGTTGGAAAAATAAAGTTTTAATAAACCAATATTTAACACAATACAACTAAACAAAAGCCCCCAAATCTAATGATTTGGGGGCTTTTAATATTCTAAAAATATCTTATTTAGTCGTTATGCATAAAGCTTTGCTTAGCTAACAATTCTTCTTCTGTTTCTACAACATCATCATCTGGTACACAACAATCTACAGGACATACTGCAGCACATTGTGGCTCATCATGAAAACCTTTACATTCTGTACACTTATCTGGAACGATGTAATAAATTTCATCAGAAACTGGTTCTTGAACATCGTCTGCATTTACAGATTTACCATTTGGTAAAACCGCATTGCCTTTTAAATCTGTTCCGTCTGAATATTTCCAATCATCTGCTCCTTCGTAAATTGCAGTGTTAGGACATTCTGGTTCACATGCCCCACAATTTATACATTCATCTGTTATTATAATTGCCATAATTTTCTGTTCTGTTTTTGTACCTTTGCAATTGCAAAAATAAAGCCAAAATAATAGACAACCAAAATAAATGGATAGTATTCAAAACAGAATTATTGCTTTCGCAAAATTAGGCGCCTTTTTAGGTCAGTTTTCTATCGATAAAATAAAAAAAATCGATAATATTGAACATAATGAAATCTTTTTTGATGGCTTTTTACATCAGATAAAATTAGCTCAAGAAAAGAACTCTTGGTTTACTAAAGACAATATTTTATTCTCATTAAATAGTTTACACAAAGCATTAACAAAAAACAACTTAAACAAGTTTACCGAAAGTTTTGATTCAGGTATAAAATCATCAAAAAAAGTAGCTATTGTTATGGCAGGAAACATACCATTGGTAGGTTTTCATGATTTTTTATCGGTATTAATATCAGGGCATTCGGTGTTGGTAAAGCAATCTTCTAGTGATAAACACTTATTACCCTTTTTAGCAAAGTATTTAGAGTACGTAGAACCTCTTTTTAAAGGAAAAATCACTTTTACAGAAGAAAAACTAACTGATTTTGATGCCGTTATTGCTACCGGAAGCGATAATACTGCGCGTTATTTTGAATATTATTTCAAAAACAAACCCAATATTATCAGAAAAAGTAGAAACTCTGTGGCGGTTATCACCGGAAAAGAAACCGAAGAAGATTTTGTTAAATTATCTGATGATGTTTTTCAATATTTTGGTTTAGGGTGTAGATCTGTATCTAAATTATATGTGCCAAAAGGGTATGATTTTGATACTTTTTTTACAGGAATGTATGCTAAAAAAGACATCATTGAAAATGCAAAATATGCTAATAATTACGATTATAACAAAGCGGTGTATTTAATGAGTTTATTTGATTTGTTAGAAAACGGATTTCTAATGATTAAAGAAGATGAAAGCTACGCCTCTCCTATTGCCACAATTTTCTATGAATATTATGACAATGAAACAGATTTAAAAATAAAATTACATCAAGATAAAGATAAAATTCAATGTATTGTTGCTAAGAATTTTATAGAAAATGAAATTGCTTTTGGACAAACTCAACATCCTGAGTTAACCGATTATGCAGATGGTGTAAATACATTAGAATTTTTATCAACAATATAAATTAGTAACAAATGTGCAAAGTTGCAGAGTAGCAAAATTTTACTTTGAAACTTTAATACTTTGTAACTCAGAAAAAACAAAAAAATGAAAAAACATAATTTTAGTGCAGGCCCTTGTATATTACCACAAGAGGTATTGCAAAAAGCTTCAGAAGCAATCTTAAATTTTAATGATGATAATTTATCATTAATAGAAATTTCTCACAGAAGTAAACCTTTTGTAGAGGTAATTGAAAAAGCGCGTTCTTTGGCTTTAGAATTGTTAGGTTTAGAAAATAAAGGCTACAAAGCATTGTTTTTACAAGGTGGTGCTAGTTTAGAGTTTTTAATGGTTGCTTACAATTTAATGGATAAAAAAGCAGCTTACTTAAACACCGGTACTTGGGCAGATAAAGCTCAAAAAGAAGCAAAGGCTTTTGGTGAAGTTGTAGAAGTTGGTTCTTCTAAAGACAAAGGTTACAACTATATTCCTAAAGGATACTCAATACCAGAAGACGCAGATTATTTTCACTGTACAAGTAATAACACTGTTGCAGGTACACAAATGAAAGACTTTCCGGAGACGAACATTCCTTTTGTTTGTGATATGAGTTCAGATATTTTTTCTCGTCAATTAGATTTTGAAAAATTTGATCTTATTTACGCAGGTGCTCAAAAAAATATGGGGCCAGCAGGTGCAACATTGGTCATTATTAAAGAAGAAATTTTAGGAAAAGTAGAAAGACATATTCCTTCTATGTTAAACTACCAAGTGCATATTGATAAAGACAGCATGTTTAACACACCTTCTGTATTTGCCATCTATGTTTCTATGTTAACTCTACAATGGTTAAAAGATTTAGGTGGAATTAAATTTATTGAAGAAGTAAACAATAAGAAAGCCGCTCTTTTATATACAGAAATTGACAGAAATCCTTTATTTAAAGGAATTGTAGCAACAGAAGACAGAAGTACAATGAATGCAACTTTTAATTTAACAGATGCATCTTTAAAAGAAAAGTTTGACACCATGTGTAAAGAAGCAGGCATTAGCGGTATCAATGGTCACAGAAGTGTTGGTGGTTATAGAGCAAGCATGTACAATGCGTTACCTCTTTATAGTGTGCAAGCTTTAGTTGATGTAATGCAAGAATTAGAAAGAACCCAAAAATAAAAAATAAATCGTCATTCCGAATGATTTGAAGGTGTCTTACGATTAAGATTGGCACATAATTTCAAGCTTCAGAATGACCTACCATATTAAAGAATGAAAATATTAGCAAACGATGGAATTTCTCAAAGCGGAATTGATGCTTTAGAAAAAGGAGGATTTGAAGTACTAAACATAAAAGTTGCACAAAATCAACTAGAAAATTATATCAATGAAAATAATGTTGATGCAATTCTAGTAAGAAGTGCTACCCAAGTAAGACAAGAATTAATAGAAGCTTGCCCTAGCTTAAAATTGATTGGCCGCGGTGGTGTTGGTTTAGATAATATAGATGTAGAATACGCAGAAGACAATGGATTACAAGTAATTAATACTCCAAAAGCTTCTTCTGGTTCTGTTGCAGAGTTGGTTTTTGCACACCTTTTTGGGATGTCTCGTTTTTTACATTCTTCTAATAGAGAAATGCCTTTAGAAGGAGATTCTCGTTTTAAAGAATTGAAAAAAGCTTATTCTGAAGGAATTGAATTAAGAGGAAAAACTATTGGTATTATCGGTTTTGGACGTATAGGACAAGAAGTTGCTAAAATTGCTATTGGAATAGGAATGAATGTTTTAGCTACTGACGATCAAGTAACAAGTGCTCCAATAACCTTAGAGTTTTTTAACGGACAAAAAACAACTTTTGTGATTGATACTGTTGATAAAGAAGAACTTTTAAAAGAGTCTGATTTTATTACTTTACACACTCCAGATCAAGAAGATTATATTATTACTGCAACAGAGTTTGAAAAAATGAAAGATGGTGTAGGTATTATAAACACAGCAAGAGGTG
Proteins encoded in this region:
- a CDS encoding acyl-CoA reductase, translating into MDSIQNRIIAFAKLGAFLGQFSIDKIKKIDNIEHNEIFFDGFLHQIKLAQEKNSWFTKDNILFSLNSLHKALTKNNLNKFTESFDSGIKSSKKVAIVMAGNIPLVGFHDFLSVLISGHSVLVKQSSSDKHLLPFLAKYLEYVEPLFKGKITFTEEKLTDFDAVIATGSDNTARYFEYYFKNKPNIIRKSRNSVAVITGKETEEDFVKLSDDVFQYFGLGCRSVSKLYVPKGYDFDTFFTGMYAKKDIIENAKYANNYDYNKAVYLMSLFDLLENGFLMIKEDESYASPIATIFYEYYDNETDLKIKLHQDKDKIQCIVAKNFIENEIAFGQTQHPELTDYADGVNTLEFLSTI
- a CDS encoding 4Fe-4S dicluster domain-containing protein; protein product: MAIIITDECINCGACEPECPNTAIYEGADDWKYSDGTDLKGNAVLPNGKSVNADDVQEPVSDEIYYIVPDKCTECKGFHDEPQCAAVCPVDCCVPDDDVVETEEELLAKQSFMHND
- the serC gene encoding 3-phosphoserine/phosphohydroxythreonine transaminase; this encodes MKKHNFSAGPCILPQEVLQKASEAILNFNDDNLSLIEISHRSKPFVEVIEKARSLALELLGLENKGYKALFLQGGASLEFLMVAYNLMDKKAAYLNTGTWADKAQKEAKAFGEVVEVGSSKDKGYNYIPKGYSIPEDADYFHCTSNNTVAGTQMKDFPETNIPFVCDMSSDIFSRQLDFEKFDLIYAGAQKNMGPAGATLVIIKEEILGKVERHIPSMLNYQVHIDKDSMFNTPSVFAIYVSMLTLQWLKDLGGIKFIEEVNNKKAALLYTEIDRNPLFKGIVATEDRSTMNATFNLTDASLKEKFDTMCKEAGISGINGHRSVGGYRASMYNALPLYSVQALVDVMQELERTQK
- a CDS encoding D-2-hydroxyacid dehydrogenase — translated: MKILANDGISQSGIDALEKGGFEVLNIKVAQNQLENYINENNVDAILVRSATQVRQELIEACPSLKLIGRGGVGLDNIDVEYAEDNGLQVINTPKASSGSVAELVFAHLFGMSRFLHSSNREMPLEGDSRFKELKKAYSEGIELRGKTIGIIGFGRIGQEVAKIAIGIGMNVLATDDQVTSAPITLEFFNGQKTTFVIDTVDKEELLKESDFITLHTPDQEDYIITATEFEKMKDGVGIINTARGGILHEVDLVNAIESGKVQFAGLDVFETEPTPAVQLLMNPEISLTPHIGAATKEAQDRIGVELANQIIALLKS